In a single window of the Elaeis guineensis isolate ETL-2024a chromosome 8, EG11, whole genome shotgun sequence genome:
- the LOC105049967 gene encoding uncharacterized protein isoform X1, which translates to MEFLWILISRVDRKHDCVSSCLSRRCKKWLCFEQSKMKLDGEPPYLHISVHDFVFKIIRHNDNYLMINMLDVENKAVWEGEDDVMSSIQKKGCEYIDPSKQSYMGIKESFNGKKNNDRCTEAPFTIPPDEINLGENETEFCTDKTVTEIQPPEIIYKDGACHNIKDICVDEGICSLEKILVENDESSQRFPSSFDDTVESGNDALSKEMADGSTTSVHDSRSTSYEHLISVEKNAMEHFSGSLSKVGANFDTTNPFISDISDENISLKQCFPLYEFETDSQQVKPTNFDCGNDHKHYSESLSKVGGKFRATNPFLTDISDETISFKQFLSLQELETDSLQAEPTNFDCSNEQLADHQKFYQGTLEEEYSTMSAVPADARQSTQSNGSKENASISLAQGTLEDGYLTAASSLSDVGESEQSSGIKESPAKSSSEDTLEEGCSVTTSALYDVSKSDESSGIKEKPDEGLSQGLLKDVCSQDMALPSDIKESNESSRTMGNPANAELESGVSGLASIGGQESKEKIDRQRDGQAKNDPVTEEAVSDNATTSARSSLVHNYHLDADFSEPVYMSGPIASSGHIPYSGSISLRSDSSTTSTRSFAFPILQSEWNSSPVKMAKADRRHLRKHRGWWLGLLCCRF; encoded by the exons ATGGTGAACCACCTTATCTTCACATTTCTGTTCATGATTTTGTCTTCAAAATCATTAGACATAATGACAATTATTTGATGATTAATATGTTGGATGTAGAGAACAAGGCTGTATGGGAAGGAGAAGATGATGTTATGTCATCTATACAGAAAAAAGGTTGCGAATACATAGATCCATCAAAGCAAAGTTATATGGGCATTAAAGAGTCCTTTAATGGAAAGAAGAACAATGATAGATGTACGGAAGCTCCATTTACCATTCCTCCAGATGAAATTAATTTGGGTGAAAATGAGACCGAGTTTTGCACTGACAAAACTGTTACTGAAATTCAGCCACCGGAGATAATATATAAAGATGGTGCCTGTCACAATATAAAGGACATATGTGTTGATGAAGGGATATGTTCCCTTGAGAAGATTTTGGTAGAAAATGATGAGTCAAGCCAGAGGTTTCCTTCTAGTTTTGACGATACTGTTGAAAGTGGAAATGATGCTTTGAGCAAAGAAATGGCAGATGGTAGTACGACCTCTGTGCATGATTCGAGATCTACATCATATGAGCATCTTATTTCTGTTGAAAAGAATGCAATGGAACATTTTTCTGGGagtttatccaaagttggtgccaatttTGATACAACTAATCCATTCATAAGTGATATATCTGACGAGAATATCAGTTTAAAACAATGCTTTCCTCTGTATGAGTTTGAAACAGACTCTCAGCAAGTGAAGCCGACCAATTTCGACTGCGGCAATGATCATAAACATTATTCTGAGAGTTTATCTAAAGTTGGAGGCAAGTTTCGTGCAACTAATCCATTCCTGACAGATATATCTGATGAGACAATCAGTTTTAAACAATTCCTCTCTCTGCAAGAGCTTGAAACTGATTCCCTTCAAGCGGAGCctaccaacttcgactgcagcaATGAACAATTGGCtgatcatcaaaaattttatcag GGTACATTGGAAGAGGAGTACTCTACAATGTCAGCTGTGCCAGCTGATGCCAGACAATCCACCCAAAGCAATGGGTCTAAGGAAAATGCTTCTATTTCTCTTGCACAGGGCACATTGGAAGATGGTTACTTGACAGCCGCATCTTCTTTATCTGATGTTGGGGAGTCCGAGCAGAGCAGTGGGATCAAGGAAAGTCCTGCTAAGTCTTCGTCAGAGGATACATTGGAAGAGGGGTGCTCAGTAACCACATCTGCTTTATATGACGTCAGTAAGTCTGACGAAAGTAGTGGGATCAAGGAAAAACCTGATGAGGGTTTATCACAGGGTCTGTTAAAAGATGTTTGCTCTCAAGATATGGCCTTGCCATCTGATATTAAAGAGTCCAATGAAAGCAGTAGGACCATGGGAAACCCTGCTAATGCTGAGCTGGAAAGTGGAGTCTCTGGATTAGCATCCATAGGTGGCCAGGAGAGCAAAGAGAAAATAGATAGGCAACGAGATGGACAGGCTAAAAATGATCCGGTAACCGAAGAGGCTGTTTCTGATAATGCTACAACTTCAGCTCGAAGTTCACTTGTTCATAATTATCATCTAGATGCAGACTTCTCGGAACCAGTTTACATGTCAGGCCCAATTGCATCCTCAGGGCATATACCATATTCTGGTAGCATTTCTCTTCGGTCCGATAGTAGCACAACCAGCACTCGTTCCTTTGCATTTCCCAT ACTACAGTCAGAGTGGAACAGCAGCCCAGTCAAAATGGCAAAAGCAGATCGCAGGCATTTAAGGAAGCATAGGGGTTGGTGGTTGGGACTTCTTTGCTGTAGATTCTAG
- the LOC105049967 gene encoding uncharacterized protein isoform X3 yields MKLDGEPPYLHISVHDFVFKIIRHNDNYLMINMLDVENKAVWEGEDDVMSSIQKKGCEYIDPSKQSYMGIKESFNGKKNNDRCTEAPFTIPPDEINLGENETEFCTDKTVTEIQPPEIIYKDGACHNIKDICVDEGICSLEKILVENDESSQRFPSSFDDTVESGNDALSKEMADGSTTSVHDSRSTSYEHLISVEKNAMEHFSGSLSKVGANFDTTNPFISDISDENISLKQCFPLYEFETDSQQVKPTNFDCGNDHKHYSESLSKVGGKFRATNPFLTDISDETISFKQFLSLQELETDSLQAEPTNFDCSNEQLADHQKFYQGTLEEEYSTMSAVPADARQSTQSNGSKENASISLAQGTLEDGYLTAASSLSDVGESEQSSGIKESPAKSSSEDTLEEGCSVTTSALYDVSKSDESSGIKEKPDEGLSQGLLKDVCSQDMALPSDIKESNESSRTMGNPANAELESGVSGLASIGGQESKEKIDRQRDGQAKNDPVTEEAVSDNATTSARSSLVHNYHLDADFSEPVYMSGPIASSGHIPYSGSISLRSDSSTTSTRSFAFPILQSEWNSSPVKMAKADRRHLRKHRGWWLGLLCCRF; encoded by the exons ATGGTGAACCACCTTATCTTCACATTTCTGTTCATGATTTTGTCTTCAAAATCATTAGACATAATGACAATTATTTGATGATTAATATGTTGGATGTAGAGAACAAGGCTGTATGGGAAGGAGAAGATGATGTTATGTCATCTATACAGAAAAAAGGTTGCGAATACATAGATCCATCAAAGCAAAGTTATATGGGCATTAAAGAGTCCTTTAATGGAAAGAAGAACAATGATAGATGTACGGAAGCTCCATTTACCATTCCTCCAGATGAAATTAATTTGGGTGAAAATGAGACCGAGTTTTGCACTGACAAAACTGTTACTGAAATTCAGCCACCGGAGATAATATATAAAGATGGTGCCTGTCACAATATAAAGGACATATGTGTTGATGAAGGGATATGTTCCCTTGAGAAGATTTTGGTAGAAAATGATGAGTCAAGCCAGAGGTTTCCTTCTAGTTTTGACGATACTGTTGAAAGTGGAAATGATGCTTTGAGCAAAGAAATGGCAGATGGTAGTACGACCTCTGTGCATGATTCGAGATCTACATCATATGAGCATCTTATTTCTGTTGAAAAGAATGCAATGGAACATTTTTCTGGGagtttatccaaagttggtgccaatttTGATACAACTAATCCATTCATAAGTGATATATCTGACGAGAATATCAGTTTAAAACAATGCTTTCCTCTGTATGAGTTTGAAACAGACTCTCAGCAAGTGAAGCCGACCAATTTCGACTGCGGCAATGATCATAAACATTATTCTGAGAGTTTATCTAAAGTTGGAGGCAAGTTTCGTGCAACTAATCCATTCCTGACAGATATATCTGATGAGACAATCAGTTTTAAACAATTCCTCTCTCTGCAAGAGCTTGAAACTGATTCCCTTCAAGCGGAGCctaccaacttcgactgcagcaATGAACAATTGGCtgatcatcaaaaattttatcag GGTACATTGGAAGAGGAGTACTCTACAATGTCAGCTGTGCCAGCTGATGCCAGACAATCCACCCAAAGCAATGGGTCTAAGGAAAATGCTTCTATTTCTCTTGCACAGGGCACATTGGAAGATGGTTACTTGACAGCCGCATCTTCTTTATCTGATGTTGGGGAGTCCGAGCAGAGCAGTGGGATCAAGGAAAGTCCTGCTAAGTCTTCGTCAGAGGATACATTGGAAGAGGGGTGCTCAGTAACCACATCTGCTTTATATGACGTCAGTAAGTCTGACGAAAGTAGTGGGATCAAGGAAAAACCTGATGAGGGTTTATCACAGGGTCTGTTAAAAGATGTTTGCTCTCAAGATATGGCCTTGCCATCTGATATTAAAGAGTCCAATGAAAGCAGTAGGACCATGGGAAACCCTGCTAATGCTGAGCTGGAAAGTGGAGTCTCTGGATTAGCATCCATAGGTGGCCAGGAGAGCAAAGAGAAAATAGATAGGCAACGAGATGGACAGGCTAAAAATGATCCGGTAACCGAAGAGGCTGTTTCTGATAATGCTACAACTTCAGCTCGAAGTTCACTTGTTCATAATTATCATCTAGATGCAGACTTCTCGGAACCAGTTTACATGTCAGGCCCAATTGCATCCTCAGGGCATATACCATATTCTGGTAGCATTTCTCTTCGGTCCGATAGTAGCACAACCAGCACTCGTTCCTTTGCATTTCCCAT ACTACAGTCAGAGTGGAACAGCAGCCCAGTCAAAATGGCAAAAGCAGATCGCAGGCATTTAAGGAAGCATAGGGGTTGGTGGTTGGGACTTCTTTGCTGTAGATTCTAG
- the LOC105049967 gene encoding uncharacterized protein isoform X4 codes for MKLENKAVWEGEDDVMSSIQKKGCEYIDPSKQSYMGIKESFNGKKNNDRCTEAPFTIPPDEINLGENETEFCTDKTVTEIQPPEIIYKDGACHNIKDICVDEGICSLEKILVENDESSQRFPSSFDDTVESGNDALSKEMADGSTTSVHDSRSTSYEHLISVEKNAMEHFSGSLSKVGANFDTTNPFISDISDENISLKQCFPLYEFETDSQQVKPTNFDCGNDHKHYSESLSKVGGKFRATNPFLTDISDETISFKQFLSLQELETDSLQAEPTNFDCSNEQLADHQKFYQGTLEEEYSTMSAVPADARQSTQSNGSKENASISLAQGTLEDGYLTAASSLSDVGESEQSSGIKESPAKSSSEDTLEEGCSVTTSALYDVSKSDESSGIKEKPDEGLSQGLLKDVCSQDMALPSDIKESNESSRTMGNPANAELESGVSGLASIGGQESKEKIDRQRDGQAKNDPVTEEAVSDNATTSARSSLVHNYHLDADFSEPVYMSGPIASSGHIPYSGSISLRSDSSTTSTRSFAFPILQSEWNSSPVKMAKADRRHLRKHRGWWLGLLCCRF; via the exons AGAACAAGGCTGTATGGGAAGGAGAAGATGATGTTATGTCATCTATACAGAAAAAAGGTTGCGAATACATAGATCCATCAAAGCAAAGTTATATGGGCATTAAAGAGTCCTTTAATGGAAAGAAGAACAATGATAGATGTACGGAAGCTCCATTTACCATTCCTCCAGATGAAATTAATTTGGGTGAAAATGAGACCGAGTTTTGCACTGACAAAACTGTTACTGAAATTCAGCCACCGGAGATAATATATAAAGATGGTGCCTGTCACAATATAAAGGACATATGTGTTGATGAAGGGATATGTTCCCTTGAGAAGATTTTGGTAGAAAATGATGAGTCAAGCCAGAGGTTTCCTTCTAGTTTTGACGATACTGTTGAAAGTGGAAATGATGCTTTGAGCAAAGAAATGGCAGATGGTAGTACGACCTCTGTGCATGATTCGAGATCTACATCATATGAGCATCTTATTTCTGTTGAAAAGAATGCAATGGAACATTTTTCTGGGagtttatccaaagttggtgccaatttTGATACAACTAATCCATTCATAAGTGATATATCTGACGAGAATATCAGTTTAAAACAATGCTTTCCTCTGTATGAGTTTGAAACAGACTCTCAGCAAGTGAAGCCGACCAATTTCGACTGCGGCAATGATCATAAACATTATTCTGAGAGTTTATCTAAAGTTGGAGGCAAGTTTCGTGCAACTAATCCATTCCTGACAGATATATCTGATGAGACAATCAGTTTTAAACAATTCCTCTCTCTGCAAGAGCTTGAAACTGATTCCCTTCAAGCGGAGCctaccaacttcgactgcagcaATGAACAATTGGCtgatcatcaaaaattttatcag GGTACATTGGAAGAGGAGTACTCTACAATGTCAGCTGTGCCAGCTGATGCCAGACAATCCACCCAAAGCAATGGGTCTAAGGAAAATGCTTCTATTTCTCTTGCACAGGGCACATTGGAAGATGGTTACTTGACAGCCGCATCTTCTTTATCTGATGTTGGGGAGTCCGAGCAGAGCAGTGGGATCAAGGAAAGTCCTGCTAAGTCTTCGTCAGAGGATACATTGGAAGAGGGGTGCTCAGTAACCACATCTGCTTTATATGACGTCAGTAAGTCTGACGAAAGTAGTGGGATCAAGGAAAAACCTGATGAGGGTTTATCACAGGGTCTGTTAAAAGATGTTTGCTCTCAAGATATGGCCTTGCCATCTGATATTAAAGAGTCCAATGAAAGCAGTAGGACCATGGGAAACCCTGCTAATGCTGAGCTGGAAAGTGGAGTCTCTGGATTAGCATCCATAGGTGGCCAGGAGAGCAAAGAGAAAATAGATAGGCAACGAGATGGACAGGCTAAAAATGATCCGGTAACCGAAGAGGCTGTTTCTGATAATGCTACAACTTCAGCTCGAAGTTCACTTGTTCATAATTATCATCTAGATGCAGACTTCTCGGAACCAGTTTACATGTCAGGCCCAATTGCATCCTCAGGGCATATACCATATTCTGGTAGCATTTCTCTTCGGTCCGATAGTAGCACAACCAGCACTCGTTCCTTTGCATTTCCCAT ACTACAGTCAGAGTGGAACAGCAGCCCAGTCAAAATGGCAAAAGCAGATCGCAGGCATTTAAGGAAGCATAGGGGTTGGTGGTTGGGACTTCTTTGCTGTAGATTCTAG
- the LOC105049967 gene encoding uncharacterized protein isoform X5: protein MSSIQKKGCEYIDPSKQSYMGIKESFNGKKNNDRCTEAPFTIPPDEINLGENETEFCTDKTVTEIQPPEIIYKDGACHNIKDICVDEGICSLEKILVENDESSQRFPSSFDDTVESGNDALSKEMADGSTTSVHDSRSTSYEHLISVEKNAMEHFSGSLSKVGANFDTTNPFISDISDENISLKQCFPLYEFETDSQQVKPTNFDCGNDHKHYSESLSKVGGKFRATNPFLTDISDETISFKQFLSLQELETDSLQAEPTNFDCSNEQLADHQKFYQGTLEEEYSTMSAVPADARQSTQSNGSKENASISLAQGTLEDGYLTAASSLSDVGESEQSSGIKESPAKSSSEDTLEEGCSVTTSALYDVSKSDESSGIKEKPDEGLSQGLLKDVCSQDMALPSDIKESNESSRTMGNPANAELESGVSGLASIGGQESKEKIDRQRDGQAKNDPVTEEAVSDNATTSARSSLVHNYHLDADFSEPVYMSGPIASSGHIPYSGSISLRSDSSTTSTRSFAFPILQSEWNSSPVKMAKADRRHLRKHRGWWLGLLCCRF from the exons ATGTCATCTATACAGAAAAAAGGTTGCGAATACATAGATCCATCAAAGCAAAGTTATATGGGCATTAAAGAGTCCTTTAATGGAAAGAAGAACAATGATAGATGTACGGAAGCTCCATTTACCATTCCTCCAGATGAAATTAATTTGGGTGAAAATGAGACCGAGTTTTGCACTGACAAAACTGTTACTGAAATTCAGCCACCGGAGATAATATATAAAGATGGTGCCTGTCACAATATAAAGGACATATGTGTTGATGAAGGGATATGTTCCCTTGAGAAGATTTTGGTAGAAAATGATGAGTCAAGCCAGAGGTTTCCTTCTAGTTTTGACGATACTGTTGAAAGTGGAAATGATGCTTTGAGCAAAGAAATGGCAGATGGTAGTACGACCTCTGTGCATGATTCGAGATCTACATCATATGAGCATCTTATTTCTGTTGAAAAGAATGCAATGGAACATTTTTCTGGGagtttatccaaagttggtgccaatttTGATACAACTAATCCATTCATAAGTGATATATCTGACGAGAATATCAGTTTAAAACAATGCTTTCCTCTGTATGAGTTTGAAACAGACTCTCAGCAAGTGAAGCCGACCAATTTCGACTGCGGCAATGATCATAAACATTATTCTGAGAGTTTATCTAAAGTTGGAGGCAAGTTTCGTGCAACTAATCCATTCCTGACAGATATATCTGATGAGACAATCAGTTTTAAACAATTCCTCTCTCTGCAAGAGCTTGAAACTGATTCCCTTCAAGCGGAGCctaccaacttcgactgcagcaATGAACAATTGGCtgatcatcaaaaattttatcag GGTACATTGGAAGAGGAGTACTCTACAATGTCAGCTGTGCCAGCTGATGCCAGACAATCCACCCAAAGCAATGGGTCTAAGGAAAATGCTTCTATTTCTCTTGCACAGGGCACATTGGAAGATGGTTACTTGACAGCCGCATCTTCTTTATCTGATGTTGGGGAGTCCGAGCAGAGCAGTGGGATCAAGGAAAGTCCTGCTAAGTCTTCGTCAGAGGATACATTGGAAGAGGGGTGCTCAGTAACCACATCTGCTTTATATGACGTCAGTAAGTCTGACGAAAGTAGTGGGATCAAGGAAAAACCTGATGAGGGTTTATCACAGGGTCTGTTAAAAGATGTTTGCTCTCAAGATATGGCCTTGCCATCTGATATTAAAGAGTCCAATGAAAGCAGTAGGACCATGGGAAACCCTGCTAATGCTGAGCTGGAAAGTGGAGTCTCTGGATTAGCATCCATAGGTGGCCAGGAGAGCAAAGAGAAAATAGATAGGCAACGAGATGGACAGGCTAAAAATGATCCGGTAACCGAAGAGGCTGTTTCTGATAATGCTACAACTTCAGCTCGAAGTTCACTTGTTCATAATTATCATCTAGATGCAGACTTCTCGGAACCAGTTTACATGTCAGGCCCAATTGCATCCTCAGGGCATATACCATATTCTGGTAGCATTTCTCTTCGGTCCGATAGTAGCACAACCAGCACTCGTTCCTTTGCATTTCCCAT ACTACAGTCAGAGTGGAACAGCAGCCCAGTCAAAATGGCAAAAGCAGATCGCAGGCATTTAAGGAAGCATAGGGGTTGGTGGTTGGGACTTCTTTGCTGTAGATTCTAG
- the LOC105049967 gene encoding uncharacterized protein isoform X2, whose translation MEFLWILISRVDRKHDCVSSCLSRRCKKWLCFEQSKMKLENKAVWEGEDDVMSSIQKKGCEYIDPSKQSYMGIKESFNGKKNNDRCTEAPFTIPPDEINLGENETEFCTDKTVTEIQPPEIIYKDGACHNIKDICVDEGICSLEKILVENDESSQRFPSSFDDTVESGNDALSKEMADGSTTSVHDSRSTSYEHLISVEKNAMEHFSGSLSKVGANFDTTNPFISDISDENISLKQCFPLYEFETDSQQVKPTNFDCGNDHKHYSESLSKVGGKFRATNPFLTDISDETISFKQFLSLQELETDSLQAEPTNFDCSNEQLADHQKFYQGTLEEEYSTMSAVPADARQSTQSNGSKENASISLAQGTLEDGYLTAASSLSDVGESEQSSGIKESPAKSSSEDTLEEGCSVTTSALYDVSKSDESSGIKEKPDEGLSQGLLKDVCSQDMALPSDIKESNESSRTMGNPANAELESGVSGLASIGGQESKEKIDRQRDGQAKNDPVTEEAVSDNATTSARSSLVHNYHLDADFSEPVYMSGPIASSGHIPYSGSISLRSDSSTTSTRSFAFPILQSEWNSSPVKMAKADRRHLRKHRGWWLGLLCCRF comes from the exons AGAACAAGGCTGTATGGGAAGGAGAAGATGATGTTATGTCATCTATACAGAAAAAAGGTTGCGAATACATAGATCCATCAAAGCAAAGTTATATGGGCATTAAAGAGTCCTTTAATGGAAAGAAGAACAATGATAGATGTACGGAAGCTCCATTTACCATTCCTCCAGATGAAATTAATTTGGGTGAAAATGAGACCGAGTTTTGCACTGACAAAACTGTTACTGAAATTCAGCCACCGGAGATAATATATAAAGATGGTGCCTGTCACAATATAAAGGACATATGTGTTGATGAAGGGATATGTTCCCTTGAGAAGATTTTGGTAGAAAATGATGAGTCAAGCCAGAGGTTTCCTTCTAGTTTTGACGATACTGTTGAAAGTGGAAATGATGCTTTGAGCAAAGAAATGGCAGATGGTAGTACGACCTCTGTGCATGATTCGAGATCTACATCATATGAGCATCTTATTTCTGTTGAAAAGAATGCAATGGAACATTTTTCTGGGagtttatccaaagttggtgccaatttTGATACAACTAATCCATTCATAAGTGATATATCTGACGAGAATATCAGTTTAAAACAATGCTTTCCTCTGTATGAGTTTGAAACAGACTCTCAGCAAGTGAAGCCGACCAATTTCGACTGCGGCAATGATCATAAACATTATTCTGAGAGTTTATCTAAAGTTGGAGGCAAGTTTCGTGCAACTAATCCATTCCTGACAGATATATCTGATGAGACAATCAGTTTTAAACAATTCCTCTCTCTGCAAGAGCTTGAAACTGATTCCCTTCAAGCGGAGCctaccaacttcgactgcagcaATGAACAATTGGCtgatcatcaaaaattttatcag GGTACATTGGAAGAGGAGTACTCTACAATGTCAGCTGTGCCAGCTGATGCCAGACAATCCACCCAAAGCAATGGGTCTAAGGAAAATGCTTCTATTTCTCTTGCACAGGGCACATTGGAAGATGGTTACTTGACAGCCGCATCTTCTTTATCTGATGTTGGGGAGTCCGAGCAGAGCAGTGGGATCAAGGAAAGTCCTGCTAAGTCTTCGTCAGAGGATACATTGGAAGAGGGGTGCTCAGTAACCACATCTGCTTTATATGACGTCAGTAAGTCTGACGAAAGTAGTGGGATCAAGGAAAAACCTGATGAGGGTTTATCACAGGGTCTGTTAAAAGATGTTTGCTCTCAAGATATGGCCTTGCCATCTGATATTAAAGAGTCCAATGAAAGCAGTAGGACCATGGGAAACCCTGCTAATGCTGAGCTGGAAAGTGGAGTCTCTGGATTAGCATCCATAGGTGGCCAGGAGAGCAAAGAGAAAATAGATAGGCAACGAGATGGACAGGCTAAAAATGATCCGGTAACCGAAGAGGCTGTTTCTGATAATGCTACAACTTCAGCTCGAAGTTCACTTGTTCATAATTATCATCTAGATGCAGACTTCTCGGAACCAGTTTACATGTCAGGCCCAATTGCATCCTCAGGGCATATACCATATTCTGGTAGCATTTCTCTTCGGTCCGATAGTAGCACAACCAGCACTCGTTCCTTTGCATTTCCCAT ACTACAGTCAGAGTGGAACAGCAGCCCAGTCAAAATGGCAAAAGCAGATCGCAGGCATTTAAGGAAGCATAGGGGTTGGTGGTTGGGACTTCTTTGCTGTAGATTCTAG